The following proteins are co-located in the Leptospira weilii genome:
- the dnaN gene encoding DNA polymerase III subunit beta, protein MKIKVNTSDFLKAIHAVEGVISAREIKSILSNLKIEAEEKEVFLSATDLEISIKTSLPAEVIQAGSISLPAKQLSNFFKTIHFEETILSLEESDGDSSVVYITDASGKNDYKSKISGMDAEEIKTISKVNSSQISSFPSTLINDMIRKTSYAIAHEDQRFIFNGLYMIPDGNKLIFVGTDGRRLCKIERTLPSPLQFKDSIIVPAKAIREISKMIATSETGNLGLIDSQIYASANNIELLCKLIEGNFPNYEQVIPKTTKFSTTISKEEFQVSLRQVLTAAEEPSRQVRLTFSKNNLNLFAQTLGASEANINRPIEYSGDEIAIAFKGEYLMDVFRSIDDNEVKIEFSDASSPVIFKDPSDPEFISVIMPMKL, encoded by the coding sequence TTGAAAATTAAAGTTAATACATCGGATTTCTTGAAAGCAATTCATGCAGTCGAAGGCGTAATCTCTGCGAGAGAAATCAAATCTATATTATCGAATCTTAAAATAGAAGCCGAAGAAAAGGAAGTATTTCTTTCGGCTACCGATCTTGAAATTTCCATTAAAACATCACTGCCTGCGGAAGTAATCCAAGCCGGAAGTATTTCTTTACCCGCCAAACAGCTTTCCAATTTTTTTAAAACGATTCATTTCGAAGAAACTATTTTGTCTTTGGAGGAATCCGACGGAGATTCTTCCGTCGTTTATATCACCGACGCTTCCGGCAAAAATGACTATAAGTCTAAGATCAGCGGAATGGACGCCGAAGAAATTAAAACGATCTCTAAAGTGAATTCTTCTCAAATATCTTCTTTTCCAAGTACTTTGATAAACGACATGATCCGTAAAACTTCCTACGCTATTGCGCACGAAGATCAAAGATTTATTTTTAACGGTCTTTACATGATTCCTGACGGAAATAAATTGATTTTTGTTGGAACGGATGGGAGAAGACTCTGCAAGATTGAAAGAACTCTTCCGTCTCCTTTACAATTTAAGGATTCCATAATTGTTCCCGCAAAGGCGATCCGAGAAATCTCCAAGATGATCGCAACTTCAGAAACTGGTAATCTCGGTTTGATCGATAGTCAGATCTATGCGTCTGCAAATAACATAGAACTTTTATGTAAATTGATCGAAGGAAATTTTCCAAACTACGAACAAGTCATTCCGAAGACCACTAAATTTTCCACAACAATCTCCAAGGAAGAATTCCAAGTATCCCTCAGACAAGTTTTAACTGCGGCGGAAGAACCTTCCAGACAGGTAAGACTCACATTCAGCAAAAACAATTTGAACTTATTTGCTCAAACTCTTGGCGCTTCCGAAGCGAATATCAATAGGCCGATCGAATATTCCGGAGACGAAATTGCAATCGCGTTCAAAGGGGAATATCTCATGGATGTTTTTAGATCGATCGACGATAACGAAGTTAAGATCGAGTTTTCCGATGCGAGCTCTCCGGTTATTTTCAAGGATCCGTCCGATCCTGAATTTATCTCCGTGATCATGCCGATGAAACTGTAA
- the recF gene encoding DNA replication/repair protein RecF (All proteins in this family for which functions are known are DNA-binding proteins that assist the filamentation of RecA onto DNA for the initiation of recombination or recombinational repair.), which translates to MFLKHLTLQNFRSHEELSLDFDSRLIFFVGDNGEGKTNLLEAICMLSWLKSFRESEDSNLIRWGSENYFLRGKIKENQKESVLEIGFTAKPTVKRKLKFNQEEVKKRTDLIGKFITVLLTPMDLKIIEDGPAERRKFIDAFISSFDPFYLECLLEYNKILKHRNALLKTGISDASHLSIWDRKLVEKGVLILNKRREIVFGLNSFYQPNLNKLSGGKDELEMIYRPNVKDEDEFVEKLGRNLGKDLRLGYTSVGIHRDDLFIGADKRDITEFGSQGQKRSTVIALKAATFNYYRNVLDTMPVLLIDDVIRELDVKRREYFVDLVINAGQAFFTTTDLEGIQDYVGKLEDQKQIFLIQQGNVRFVK; encoded by the coding sequence ATGTTCTTAAAACATCTCACTCTTCAGAATTTTAGAAGTCACGAAGAACTGAGCCTGGATTTCGATTCCAGGCTTATTTTTTTTGTGGGCGATAATGGGGAAGGAAAAACGAATCTTCTCGAAGCCATTTGTATGTTATCTTGGCTGAAAAGTTTTCGAGAGTCCGAGGACTCGAATTTGATTCGATGGGGTTCTGAAAATTATTTCCTAAGAGGGAAAATTAAAGAAAATCAAAAAGAATCTGTATTGGAAATCGGATTTACCGCAAAACCCACAGTCAAAAGAAAATTAAAATTCAATCAAGAAGAAGTAAAAAAAAGAACGGATCTAATCGGCAAATTCATCACCGTTTTATTAACTCCCATGGATTTAAAAATCATAGAGGACGGTCCGGCGGAAAGGAGAAAATTTATAGACGCGTTTATTTCCTCCTTCGACCCGTTTTATCTCGAATGTTTACTGGAATATAATAAAATCTTAAAGCATAGGAACGCCCTTTTAAAAACCGGTATTTCCGACGCCTCTCATCTGTCAATTTGGGACAGAAAGCTCGTCGAAAAGGGAGTTCTAATTCTTAATAAAAGAAGAGAAATTGTTTTTGGATTAAATTCTTTCTATCAACCGAATTTAAATAAATTGAGCGGCGGGAAGGATGAACTTGAAATGATTTACAGACCGAATGTGAAAGACGAAGATGAATTTGTGGAAAAACTCGGCCGGAATTTAGGAAAAGATTTAAGACTCGGTTATACTTCTGTGGGAATTCACAGGGATGATCTTTTTATCGGAGCTGATAAACGTGATATTACCGAATTTGGGTCACAAGGTCAGAAAAGAAGCACGGTGATCGCTTTGAAGGCCGCGACTTTTAATTACTATAGAAATGTTTTAGATACTATGCCCGTTTTATTGATTGATGATGTAATTCGGGAATTAGATGTTAAACGAAGAGAATATTTTGTGGACTTAGTCATAAACGCAGGACAGGCTTTTTTTACGACAACGGACTTGGAAGGAATTCAGGATTATGTCGGTAAACTTGAGGATCAAAAGCAAATTTTTCTAATTCAACAAGGAAATGTCCGGTTTGTAAAATGA
- a CDS encoding DUF721 domain-containing protein: MKEDLIPSKKIETSEFNVVLNQMGITEENLQERIFVHTLRNRWKEIVGPVFASHSEVDSIRFGRLRILVSHNAYKQELLFLQNRIIRESVRFIGKGIVRSIEISIGKLTAFHSPILPETKEKNGLEGKEDLIAILEKETDIEIKKRYLEILQYL, from the coding sequence ATGAAAGAAGATTTGATTCCATCTAAAAAAATCGAAACCTCCGAATTCAATGTTGTATTGAATCAAATGGGAATCACGGAAGAGAATCTGCAAGAAAGAATTTTTGTCCACACGCTTAGAAATCGTTGGAAAGAAATCGTAGGCCCCGTATTTGCCTCTCATTCGGAAGTAGACTCAATTCGATTTGGTAGACTTCGAATTCTCGTTTCTCATAACGCTTATAAACAAGAATTACTCTTTTTACAAAACCGAATCATTCGAGAGTCTGTGCGATTTATAGGAAAAGGAATCGTTCGTTCAATTGAAATTTCAATCGGTAAACTAACAGCATTTCATTCTCCCATATTACCTGAGACTAAGGAAAAAAATGGCCTAGAAGGGAAAGAAGACTTAATCGCCATTCTTGAAAAGGAAACGGACATCGAGATTAAAAAACGTTATTTAGAGATTCTTCAATATCTTTGA